Part of the Actinomycetota bacterium genome is shown below.
TTTTGATCTGCCGGAATTGAAGCTGGTGTATTCGGCATTAAGTGCTTGGCAGAGTGAGTCTGCTGGGCCCGACGAGACAAATCAATCCTACGGGACCTGGCCCTTTGACTCTTTACCAGAGTTCACGCCGCAGCGCTGCGATGTATTAATTTTGGCGCTGCCAGAGGCGATATGTAGGCTTGATGAGGGTCGGCCGGGATTCATGTAATTCGCGGCAAAAAGTGAACTAAGCTATTGATTACATTGGATTTATTGACAAATTGAAGTCTACTTCGATTCGGGTGCGGTCGCCGTGAGGCGCTGCAGCATACCCACGACGTGCACCATCAACACGCACACGATTTCCAGTGGAATGGTGACGGTGCCCATGTACATCCCCACAAACATGGCGTCATGGGGTCGTCTCAGAATTCGGAAAATAAAGCACGTTAAGCGGCCCACGGCAAAATTCGACCAGACTCATTGGGTAGGACAAGCAGTCGTGCCACTAGCCGTCATCTGAATCAGTTGGCGTCGTAGATGTCGGCGTTTCCTGGATTCAATCACGAAACAAAAACATTCCGCCTTACATTCGTATAATCGTTAGAATGTCGTTTATGGACAAACGAATGATAAAAGACCTCCTCTACGAGCAGGTTGCCCGCATCGGCAAAGCGGTTTCCAGTCCGAAACGGCTGGAGCTGCTGGAACTATTGGCGCAAGGCGAAAAGACCGTTGAAACGCTGGCGAGCGAATTGTCGGCCGACATCAAGCTCACCAGCTCCCATCTGAAAGTGCTGAAGGAAGCACGCCTCGTGACTTTTCGGCGTGAGGGCAAATACATCATCTATCAACTGGCCGGCAGCGATGTCGCGGCTCTGTGGGTGAGTCTGCGCCAGGTCGCCGAAGAGCACCTGCTGGAGCTGAAGATGGCCCTGGGGCAGATGGTAGCCGATCCGGCGAAGCTCTCCGCAGTCAGTCGCGAGGTACTGCTGGAACAGGCCCGGCGCGGCGAAATATTTGTCATCGATGTGCGTCCTCCAACGGAATACGAAACGGCTCACCTGCCGTTCGCCCGCTCGATGCCGATGGCCGAAATCGAGCAGCGGCTCGCTGAGTTGCCGTCAGACATCGAGATCGTCGCGTACTGCCGAGGCCCGTTTTGCCTGCTTTCCGACGAGGCCGTGGCGTTGCTTGCTGCGAAAGGATATAGGGTGCGCAAGATTCTCGATGGCGTCAGTGAATGGCAGGCGGCAGGGCTTCCGGTGGAGCAAGGCAAATCATGAACATGAAGGGACGCGAAAGCGGCATGCCCGACGAAGCCTACTGGGCGAGTTTCTTTGAGGCTGAGATTGCCGTTGACCGGCTAATAGAGTCGGTGGTCGACGGAAATGTCATCGAGTTCGGTTGCGGATACGGTTCCTTTACGGTATCTGCCGCCCGACGCACGACGGGGCAGGTTATCGCCTTGGATATTGAGCCGAAAATGGTTGAAATAGTGCGCCAAAAGGCCGCCACTCTCAATCTGCCTAACATTCAGGCCGAGGTGCGCGACTTTGTTGCACACGGAACAGGTGTGGCTACGGGTTCACAGGCGCATGCCATGATTTTCAACCTGCTGCACCTGGAGCAACCAGTGGCCTTGTTGCGCGAAGCCTACCGGACCTTGCAAGACGGTGGCGCGCTTTCGGTGATCCATTGGCGTAGCGACATTCAGACCCCTCGCGGCCCGTCGCTGGAGATTCGCCCGACGCCCGAACAGTGCCGGATGTGGATGGCCGAGGCCGGATTCCGCGCCATTGAATCAGTTGATTTGCAAAGTTGTTGCCCGTTTCACTTCGGCCTGCTGGCTAGGCGTTGATTCAACTCCATAGGGAGCCCTCATGAAAATATTAATCATCTTCAATCGCGAACCCTACGACTCCACCGACGTGACCTGGAACGGATTGCGTCTGGCCGACAAACTGGTCGATGCCGGTAGCGAAGTCCGCCTATTTTTAATGAACGATGCGGTCGACCTGGCGCGTGACGCCTGCCGCCCACCTGAAGGCTACGATCAAGACCTGTCCCAGATGCTCAAAACCCTGATCGCCCGTGGCGTGACCGTCAAGGTGTGCGGAACCTGCATGGCGCGCTGCGGCATCTACAAGAACCAGCCGTATTTCGAGGGCGCCGAGAAATCCACCATGCCGGCGCTGGCGGAATGGGTCATCGATAGCGACAAAGTAATCTCGTTCTAAAACCCCCCGAGTTGGGCATCGTGCCGTCTGAAACCGCAGCAAGAATAACCAGGAGACTCAAATGACTGAAAGCAGCAAGCCCGGCTTGTCCACGCGCACCATTCACGGCCACAGTTTCAAGGATGCACATGGCAGTCCGCACCTTCCGGTGTACGACACCACCACCTTTGCGTTCAAATCGACGGCAGACCTGCTCGATGTCGTTGACGGTCGCAAGCCGGGGAGCCTCTATACGCGCTACGGTCTGAACCCATCGATCTTTGCCATCGAAGAAACTCTCGCCAGTCTTGAAGGCGCGGAAATGGCCTGGTCCTTTTGCTCCGGGATGGCCGCCGAGACAGCCTTGTTCCTGACGCATGGGCGTGAGGGCATTGTCTGCATCGGTGATGCTTACGGTGGAACCCTGGAACTGCTGGCCAGCCAGTTGCCGTTGCTGGGGATCAAGACCGATTTGATTCTTGGCCGCGAACTGGATCAACTGGACGCTTTGCTGGCCGCTGGCGCGAAGCTGGTATTTTTTGAGACGCCCACGAATCCGACTCTCGAATTGCTCGACATTCGGGCCATTTCGGCGAAGGCGCATGCCTACGGTGCCCTTGTCGCAATCGACAACACCTTCGCTTCACCGGTCAACCAACGCCCACTGGAGCTTGGTGCTGATTTCGTCGTGCATAGCGCCACCAAGTATCTCGGCGGACACAGCGACCTCACCGCTGGCGTCTTGATGGGATCGAAGGAATTGCTGATGCCGGTATGGAACTGGCGCAAGAATCTCGGCTCGATGATCGCCCCGGCCACCGCATCACTACTCGCCCGTAGCCTGCGTACCTTGGTCGTGCGCGTGCGCCAACAAAACGAGTCGGCCCAGCGCATCGCCGAAGCCATGGACCGCCACCCCAAGGTTAGCCGGGTCTACTTTCCCGGTCTGCCCGAGTTTCCGGGGCATGCGCTGGCCAAAGACCAAATGTACGGATTCGGCGGCATGTTGACGATCGAGGTTGCCGGCAACGGAGAAGACGCCACACGCGTCGCTGACCGGTTGAAGCTCTTCGCCTTGGCACCCAGCCTTGGGGGTGCGGAAAGCTTGGTCACCCAGCCGTGCACTACCACGCATCACGGATTAACGACGGAAGAGCGTGCCCGTCGCGGCATCTCGGACGCCATGCTGCGTCTGTCGGTCGGCTTGGAGGATGTTGAGGATTTGATTGCGGATCTGGAACAGGCTCTGGGTTAGGTCATTCGGTCGATTGAGACGACGCGATCCGATTTTGAGTCCCGCCGACTACGATGCCTGGTATGACAGTCCCCGGGATCGATCTCGATGCGGATTCCCTCTCATTTGCTCGTAACCGCGATGCTCGCTCAACCTACCTACTGGCCGATGCGCTCGCCTTGCCGTTCGCCGACAGCAGTTTCGATCAGGTGCTTTCAGTTGCTGCCCTGTGTTTCACTACCGACTGGCAAAAAGCCGTGTCTGGGGTTGTAAGCCGGAACCGCCGAAAATTCCGCGCCGTTGCTTGTCGCTAGTTTTGTAGCGTTTCCGTCCAATTTAGAGGTGTCGCAGAAGACGGAAAATAAAGCACGCTAAGGCATAGCCGATCCTACCAGGCTTGTTCTGCCCTGTAGCGACGCAATCAGCGGACAGGAAACATTCCCCTGCCGCGAGTGGCAGGCGCACACCAGTTCAGACAGCACGGTTTCCATGCGCGCCAGGTCGGCCATCTTCTCGCGCACGTCCTTAAGCTTGTGCTCGGCCAGGCTGCTGGCTTCCTCGCAGTGAGTGCCATCGTCGAGCCGCAACAACTCGGCGATCTCGTCCAGGCTGAACCCCAGCCGCTGGGCCGACTTCACGAATTTCACCCGAACCACATCCGCCTCGCCATAGCGGCGGATGCTGCCGTAAGGCTTGTCCGGCTCCGGCAGCAAGCCCTTGCGCTGATAGAAGCGGATCGTCTCCACATTGACCCCGGCCGCTCTGGCAAAAACGCCAATGGTTAGATTCTCAAAAATATTTTGCATATCGCTTGACTCCGTACATGAGTACGGAAGTAAGCTTACGCTATCCAATCCAAATTCAAAAGGGCAACGTATGTCGGAATCGCAAAACGGGCGCGGCGCGCTCTTCGCCGGCGGGCTGGCCGCCATCCTGGCATCGACCTGCTGCCTGGGGCCGCTGGTACTGGTCGCCCTGGGCTTCTCCGGTGCCTGGATCGGCAACCTGACAGTGCTGGAACCCTACCGCCCGTTGTTCATCGGCGCGGCGCTGGTGGCGTTGTTTTTTGCCTGGAGGCGCATTTTCCGTCCGGCGCAAGCCTGCAAGCCGGGCGAGGTCTGCGCGATCCCGCAGGTGCGCACCACCTACAAGCTGATTTTCTGGATCGTGGCCGTGCTGGTCTTGGTCGCGCTTGGATTTCCCTATGTCGTTCCTTTTTTCTATTAACCAGGAGTTCACCATGAACAAGCTATTTGCCTCCCTCGTACTCGCCGCTGTCGTTGCCCCGGTGTGGGCCGCCACCCAGACCGTCACGCTGGCGGTTCCCGGCATGACGTGCGCCGCCTGCCCGATCACGGTCAAGAAAGCGATTTCCAAGGTCGAGGGCGTCAGCAAGGTCGATGTGGGTTTCGAGAAGCGCGAGGCCGTCGTCACTTTTGACAACGCCAAGACCAACGTGCAGAAGCTGACCAAGGCCACCGAAGACGCCGGCTATCCGTCCACCCTCAAGCAGTAAGCCACTGAACCGGGAGCCACATCATGGGACTGATGACACGCATTGCCGATAAAACCGGCGCGCTCGGCAGCATCGTTTCCGCGATGGGCTGCGCTGCCTGCTTCCCGGCCATCGTGTTCGCGGCCACGGTCTGGCTCCTGGGCAACTGGTGGACGGCGAATCTGATGTACGTCGGCCTGGCCTTGATGATCGGCGTGTCCATCTGGGACTTTGTGTCACCGGCACATCGCCGCTGTGGGCCAGACGGCTGCGAACTCCCCGCGAAACAAGGCTGACGGCGTGAGCCGACGGCCAACACAGAAAAGGAACGATGGTATGACCACTCTCAACATCACCGGCATGACCTGCGACTCGTGCGCGGTTCACGTCAAGGACGCCCTTGAGAAAGTCCCCGGCGTGCACTCGGCGGAAGTGTCCTACCCCAGGGGCAGCGCCAGACTGAACATTGACGCCGGCACGTCGCCCGATGCGCTGACTCTCGGCGTGGCCGCCGCTTTGGCAAAAACGGGTTATCGGGCCACGCTCGCCGATGCGCCCGTGGCTCCGGCGGGTGGCGGATTGCTCGGCAAGATGCGCGAATGGCTGGGCAGTGAGGGCAGGACTGGCGCGGACGGTGACAAACTCCATGTCGCCGTGATCGGCAGCGGCGGGGCCGCGATGGCGGCAGCGCTAAAGGCTGTCGAGCAAGGCGCGCGCGTCACGCTGATCGAGCGCTGCACTATCGGCGGCACCTGCGTCAACATTGGTTGCGTGCCGTCCAAGATCATGATCCGCGCCGCCCATATTGCCCATTTGCGCCGCGAAAGCCCGTTCGACAACGGCATCCAGGCGGTTGCTCCGGCCATCCAGCGCACGGCGCTGCTGGCTCAACAGCAGGCCCGCGTCGATGAACTGCGCCATGCCAAGTATGAAAGCATCCTGGACGGCAATCCCGCCATCACCGTGCTGCATGGCGATGCCCGCTTCAAGGACGGCCGCAGCCTGGTCGTGCAACTCGATGACGGCGGCGAGCGTGTGGTGGCGTTCGACCGCTGCCTCATCGCCACCGGCGCAAGTCCGGCCGTGCCGCCGATTCCTGGCTTGAATGACACGCCTTATTGGACTTCCACCGAAGCACTGGTCAGCGAGACAATCCCCGAGCGCCTGGCCGTGATCGGCTCGTCGGTGGTGGCGCTGGAACTGGCGCAGGCGTTCGCCCGACTCGGTAGCAAGGTGACGATCCTGGCGCGCAGCACACTGTTCTTCCGCGAAGACCCGGCCATCGGCGAAGCCGTCACGGCCGCGTTTCGTGCCGAGGGTATCGAGGTGCTGGAACACACCCAGGCCAGCCAGGTTGCCCATGTGGACGGCGAATTCGTACTCACCACGGCGCACGGTGAACTACGCGCCGACGAACTGCTGATTGCCACCGGCCGCTCGCCCAACACGCCCAGCCTGGCGCTGGACGCGGCAGGCGTCGCGCTCAACCCGCAAGGCGCGATCGTCATCGACTCGGGCATGCGTACCAGCGTGGAACACATCTACGCCGCCGGCGACTGTACCGACCAGCCGCAGTTCGTCTATGTGGCGGCAGCGGCCGGCACCCGTGCC
Proteins encoded:
- a CDS encoding metalloregulator ArsR/SmtB family transcription factor encodes the protein MDKRMIKDLLYEQVARIGKAVSSPKRLELLELLAQGEKTVETLASELSADIKLTSSHLKVLKEARLVTFRREGKYIIYQLAGSDVAALWVSLRQVAEEHLLELKMALGQMVADPAKLSAVSREVLLEQARRGEIFVIDVRPPTEYETAHLPFARSMPMAEIEQRLAELPSDIEIVAYCRGPFCLLSDEAVALLAAKGYRVRKILDGVSEWQAAGLPVEQGKS
- a CDS encoding class I SAM-dependent methyltransferase, which translates into the protein MKGRESGMPDEAYWASFFEAEIAVDRLIESVVDGNVIEFGCGYGSFTVSAARRTTGQVIALDIEPKMVEIVRQKAATLNLPNIQAEVRDFVAHGTGVATGSQAHAMIFNLLHLEQPVALLREAYRTLQDGGALSVIHWRSDIQTPRGPSLEIRPTPEQCRMWMAEAGFRAIESVDLQSCCPFHFGLLARR
- a CDS encoding DsrE family protein, yielding MKILIIFNREPYDSTDVTWNGLRLADKLVDAGSEVRLFLMNDAVDLARDACRPPEGYDQDLSQMLKTLIARGVTVKVCGTCMARCGIYKNQPYFEGAEKSTMPALAEWVIDSDKVISF
- a CDS encoding aminotransferase class I/II-fold pyridoxal phosphate-dependent enzyme, which codes for MTESSKPGLSTRTIHGHSFKDAHGSPHLPVYDTTTFAFKSTADLLDVVDGRKPGSLYTRYGLNPSIFAIEETLASLEGAEMAWSFCSGMAAETALFLTHGREGIVCIGDAYGGTLELLASQLPLLGIKTDLILGRELDQLDALLAAGAKLVFFETPTNPTLELLDIRAISAKAHAYGALVAIDNTFASPVNQRPLELGADFVVHSATKYLGGHSDLTAGVLMGSKELLMPVWNWRKNLGSMIAPATASLLARSLRTLVVRVRQQNESAQRIAEAMDRHPKVSRVYFPGLPEFPGHALAKDQMYGFGGMLTIEVAGNGEDATRVADRLKLFALAPSLGGAESLVTQPCTTTHHGLTTEERARRGISDAMLRLSVGLEDVEDLIADLEQALG
- a CDS encoding methyltransferase domain-containing protein produces the protein MTVPGIDLDADSLSFARNRDARSTYLLADALALPFADSSFDQVLSVAALCFTTDWQKAVSGVVSRNRRKFRAVACR
- the merR gene encoding Hg(II)-responsive transcriptional regulator — encoded protein: MQNIFENLTIGVFARAAGVNVETIRFYQRKGLLPEPDKPYGSIRRYGEADVVRVKFVKSAQRLGFSLDEIAELLRLDDGTHCEEASSLAEHKLKDVREKMADLARMETVLSELVCACHSRQGNVSCPLIASLQGRTSLVGSAMP
- the merT gene encoding mercuric ion transporter MerT, whose amino-acid sequence is MSESQNGRGALFAGGLAAILASTCCLGPLVLVALGFSGAWIGNLTVLEPYRPLFIGAALVALFFAWRRIFRPAQACKPGEVCAIPQVRTTYKLIFWIVAVLVLVALGFPYVVPFFY
- the merP gene encoding mercury resistance system periplasmic binding protein MerP is translated as MNKLFASLVLAAVVAPVWAATQTVTLAVPGMTCAACPITVKKAISKVEGVSKVDVGFEKREAVVTFDNAKTNVQKLTKATEDAGYPSTLKQ
- the merA gene encoding mercury(II) reductase; amino-acid sequence: MTTLNITGMTCDSCAVHVKDALEKVPGVHSAEVSYPRGSARLNIDAGTSPDALTLGVAAALAKTGYRATLADAPVAPAGGGLLGKMREWLGSEGRTGADGDKLHVAVIGSGGAAMAAALKAVEQGARVTLIERCTIGGTCVNIGCVPSKIMIRAAHIAHLRRESPFDNGIQAVAPAIQRTALLAQQQARVDELRHAKYESILDGNPAITVLHGDARFKDGRSLVVQLDDGGERVVAFDRCLIATGASPAVPPIPGLNDTPYWTSTEALVSETIPERLAVIGSSVVALELAQAFARLGSKVTILARSTLFFREDPAIGEAVTAAFRAEGIEVLEHTQASQVAHVDGEFVLTTAHGELRADELLIATGRSPNTPSLALDAAGVALNPQGAIVIDSGMRTSVEHIYAAGDCTDQPQFVYVAAAAGTRAAINMTGGDAALNLTAMPAVVFTDPQVATVGYSEAEAHHDGIETDSRTLTLDNVPRALANFDTRGFIKLVVEEGSGRLIGVQAVAPEAGELIQTAVLAIRNRMTVQELADQLFPYLTMVEGLKLAAQTFNKDVKQLSCCAG